The Microterricola viridarii nucleotide sequence GTTGACAGCGCGGAGGCGCAGGAGCTCCTGGGCGAGTACTTCGCCGAGCGCGCGGTGGGCTTCCCGCCGGAGCAGGGCGTGTACCGGCCGACGTTCCCCTCTGCGGAGCAGTTCACCGGGCGGGCCGGCCAGTTTCTGCTGGCGCGGGAGGACGCTCCGGGCGAGGCGGGCGACGGCGCGCTGCTCGGCTGCGGCGGCGTCCGCCGCATCCAGCGGGCGGATGCCGGCCTGGTGCGCTTCGAGGTCAAACACTTGTACCTGCGCCCGGCCGCCCGCGGCCGCGGGCTCGGGCGCGCCCTGCTCGCCGAGCTGGAGCGCCGGGCGGCGGAGCTGGGCGCCGAGGAGATCGTGCTCGACACGAACGCGAACCTCGAGTCGGCCGGCGCGTTGTACCAGCGCGCCGGGTACAGCGACATCGCGGCGTACAACGCGAACCCGAACGCGACGAACTGGTACGGCAAGCGGATCGGCTGACGCCTTTCGGCTGAGCGGCGCGACGCGCAGCGTCACGAAAGGCGGCAGCCAGTCCCCAGGAATCCTCCAGACTGGTACCGATGCTTGCCGGGTTGCGACGCTCTACCGGCGGTCGACCGCTAGATCTGCAGCTGGTCCGGCAGCCCGGTGCGCAGCTCAACCGGCAGGTGGCCGAGGTCGTTGTGCGTCACGAGCGTCCACGGGCGGCCGGGCTTCTGCTGCAACACCGTGAGCCCGCAGTTGGCCTGGTTGATGCTCACCCAGCGCCAGTCCGGCGCCCCGAGCACCTCGCGCACGAACCAACCGATCACGAAGTTGTGCGTGATCAGCAGGTCGTGCCTGTCCGCGCTGCTGGACTGCAGGAACTCCGCCGTGGCGTCCTCCATCTGGGCCCGCCCGGCCTCGATCTCGGCCGGCGTCACCGAGCCGAAGAACGGGTCGTAGCTGGACGGGGTCTCCGGCGACGGGCCGGACGGCACGCAGTCGAAGAGCAGCGCCGAGGGTTCCGGCGTGATGGCCGGCAGCCGGTCGGCGATGATCGCGGCGGTCTCGGCCGCCCGCTGCAGCGGCGAGTGCCAAGCACTCGTGAAGGGAACGCCGCCGAGCCGCTCGGCAATGAGCTGCGCCTGGCGGATTCCGCGCGGGGAGAGTGGGCCGTCGGGGAGGCCGTGCTCGGCGTCCTGTTGCTCGCCATGGCGCACGAGATAGAGGTAGTGGGGCACCGGTGACCCTTTCTTGTGGAACGAAGATTGTGGAACGAAGTGTGTGGGCGAACTGCGGGGGCTAACTGCGGGGCGGGGCCGGCGCTCAGCGCCGGGAACCGGGCGGGGTGAGGTCTGCGGATGCCGCGGCCACGGCGTCGCCCTGGGCGCCGGGCGGAGCCAGGGTCCCCGGCGCGGACGCGGTCGCTGCGGTACCCGTGCTGCTCGGCAGGAGCGGGGCGAACACCTCGGCGTCGACGGCGCCGACGGCGACGAGGGAGAGCGGCCCGCTGGCGAGGTCGGCGGCCAGCTCGCGCACGTCGTCCGCGCCGACGAGGGCGAGCCTGCGCAGCGCCTCGTCGAGGTCGACGAACTCGCCGGTGGTGATCTCGGAACGGCCGAGGCGCGACATGCGCGTGTCCGAGTCCTCGAGGGCCAGTGCGGAGGCGCCGGAGAGCTGCCCGCTGGCGCGGCGCATCTCCTCCTCGCTCACGCCGTGCTCTGCCAGGCGGTGCAGCTCACCGAGCAGCAGCTCGGCGACCTGGCCGCTCTTGGCCGGCGAGCAGCCCGCGTAGAGGCCGAAGACGCCGGCGTCGGAGTAGGAGGCGGCGTACGAGTACACCGAGTACGCGAGGCCGCGCTTCTCGCGCACCTCCTGGAACAGGCGTGAGGACATGCCGCCGCCGAGGATCGAGTTGAGCACGCTCATGGTCACCCGGCGCTCGTCGGCCGCCACGATGCCGGGCATGCCGATCAGCATGTTCACCTGCTCCAGCGGCCGGTTGACGATCGTCAGCGGGCTGCCCTGGGTGATCGGCGCGGCGGCGAGGCTGCGGCGTGCGACGGGCTGGGCAGGCGTGCTGAGATCCCAGCCGGCGGCCTCCAGGCTCGCCACCACGATGGCCACGAGCTCGTCGTGGTCGACGGCTCCCGCCACCGAGACGACGAGGTCGTTGGCCCGGTAGTTGGCCCGGTAGTGCTCCATCACGGCGTCACGGGTGACGGCCTCGATGTGGTCGGGGGTGCCGCCGATGGGCCGGCCGAGGGGGTGGTCGCCGAGCACCGCGTGGAACAGGCTCTCGTTGGCGACATCCGCCGGGTCGTCCTGGGACATCGAGAGCTCTTCGAGGATGACGCCGCGCTCTGTCTCGAACTCGATCGGGTCCAGCACCGAGGAGGCGAGCATGTCGGTGAGCACCTCGACGGCCATCGGCAGGTCGCGGTCGCGCACCTTGGCGTAGTAGCAGGTGTATTCCTTGGCCGTCATGGCGTTGTGCTCGCCGCCGACGGAGTCGAAGGCGACGGCGATGTCGAGGGCGGTGCGCGTCTTGGTGCCCTTGAAGAGGAGGTGCTCGAGGAAGTGGGTGGACCCGAAGGTCGCCGGGTGCGCCGGGGCGGAGCCGCGGGCGGGGCGGGCGGGCTGCTCGTCGCGGGATCCGACGGCCACCCAGAAGCCGATGGTGGCGCTGCGGGCGCCGAGCACCTGCTCGCTCAGGACGCGCACGCCGCTCGGCAGAACGGTTCGCCGAACGCGGGCATCACCCGACGCTTGAAAAGACAGCTCGGGCGTATCCAGGGAGAACTCAACTGCACCATTCATCACAGCCACCCTACGCCAGCGCACAGACGGGGGCGCCGAAAAACCCCCCGGGCGGGGGTGCCACGGGCGCCCGATCCGTGCGGAGACGCCCCTCCGGGCGAGGGCCGCACCCCGCGTCGTTCCGGGCGCGCCGAGCGCGTGAGCATGGGGGCAGACAGATCTGTCTGCCCATGCTATGTTCAACTCGTCATCGACCGGCGGCACCCCCAAAACACCGCGAGAAGACGCCGAAGTGGGCGCCGCTACCCCGGCTCCCAGTTCTCCCGCCGCCCCGAACGGCGGAGGAAGCCTCTGACTTCCGGGAGCCCCGAAGCTCTCACGGGAATGCAACACAAACGAGTGTCCCTAGCACTTGTTGAGCATGGCAAGGTTTGTCGACCCTTGCCCGGCACAGAGGAGGTGGCTGGATGGAAGACCGCCACGAAGCGCCCGTCCAGCCCGCCACGCATGCCAAGGTGCGCATCCTGGACACGGCCAATCGCCTGTTCTACAACGAGGGAGTCCACAGCGTGGGCATCGACCGCATCATCGCGGAGGCCGGCGTCACGAAGACCACGCTCTACAAGTACTACAAGTCCAAGGAACTCCTCACCGTGTCCTACCTCCAGCTGCGCGACAACTATGTGCGCGACATCGTCGCGAGCCTGCAGGCGCAGACGGAGGATCCGATCGAGCGGCTGCACCTGTTGGTGGAGGCGATCGCCGGCGAGGCCGAGAAGCCGGACTTCCGCGGCTGCCCGTTCATCAACGCCACCGCCCAGTTCAGCGATCCGCAGCACCCGGTGCGCCTGGCCATCACCGAGCACCGGCGCTGGTACTCCGAGCAGGTGGAGCACATGTTCCGCGATGCCGGGCACCCCGACCCCCTGCAGGCCAGGGACGACTTCTTCCTCGCCCGCGACGGCGCCTACGCCAGTGCGAACCTCGGCGACCCCGCGACGGCGACGGCGGCGCTGCGGCGGATGACGGGGCGGCTCATCGGGCAGGCATCCGGCGGGCAGGCGTCCGGCGGGCAGGCATCCGGCGGGCAGGCGTCCGGCGGGCACAGCGAGGCCTAGCCCGGCCCGAGGCGGGCGGCTCAGTTGCCCGCGGTCGCCCGGTCCAGGTCGATGATGTCGGCGCGGCTGAGCCGGAACGTGGCCGCCGCCATCACGGCGTCGAGCTGCTCCGGGCTGCTGACCCCGGCGACCGGGGCGCAGATGCTGCGCTTGGACTGCAGCCAGGCCAGCGCGACGGTGGCCAGTTTCACGTCGAAGTCCTCCGCGATGCGGTCCATCACGGTGAGGATGCGGGTGCCGCGCCTGGTCAGGTGGGAGGCGATGCGCATTCCCCGCACGTCCGGGGCGATCATGGAGCGCGAGCGGTAGCCGCCGGCCAGGAAGCCGTTGGCGAGGGCGAAGTAGGGCATCACGGCGAGGCCCTGCGCGCGGGCCAGCAGCGCCAGCGACGTCTCGTACTCTGCGCGGTGCATCAGGTTGTAGTGCGACTGCAGCACCCGGAAGCGGGGCAGTCCGTTGGCGGCCAGCACCCGCGCCTCGAGCAGTCGCTCCGCGGTGAAGTTGGAGGCGGCCAGGTAGCGCACGGCGCCCGCCCGGATTAGCGAGTCGACGGCGCTCAGGCTCTCCTCCAGGTGCACGTCTCGGTCGTCC carries:
- a CDS encoding M16 family metallopeptidase, translated to MNGAVEFSLDTPELSFQASGDARVRRTVLPSGVRVLSEQVLGARSATIGFWVAVGSRDEQPARPARGSAPAHPATFGSTHFLEHLLFKGTKTRTALDIAVAFDSVGGEHNAMTAKEYTCYYAKVRDRDLPMAVEVLTDMLASSVLDPIEFETERGVILEELSMSQDDPADVANESLFHAVLGDHPLGRPIGGTPDHIEAVTRDAVMEHYRANYRANDLVVSVAGAVDHDELVAIVVASLEAAGWDLSTPAQPVARRSLAAAPITQGSPLTIVNRPLEQVNMLIGMPGIVAADERRVTMSVLNSILGGGMSSRLFQEVREKRGLAYSVYSYAASYSDAGVFGLYAGCSPAKSGQVAELLLGELHRLAEHGVSEEEMRRASGQLSGASALALEDSDTRMSRLGRSEITTGEFVDLDEALRRLALVGADDVRELAADLASGPLSLVAVGAVDAEVFAPLLPSSTGTAATASAPGTLAPPGAQGDAVAAASADLTPPGSRR
- a CDS encoding GNAT family N-acetyltransferase — encoded protein: MIQFVETSVDSAEAQELLGEYFAERAVGFPPEQGVYRPTFPSAEQFTGRAGQFLLAREDAPGEAGDGALLGCGGVRRIQRADAGLVRFEVKHLYLRPAARGRGLGRALLAELERRAAELGAEEIVLDTNANLESAGALYQRAGYSDIAAYNANPNATNWYGKRIG
- a CDS encoding histidine phosphatase family protein codes for the protein MPHYLYLVRHGEQQDAEHGLPDGPLSPRGIRQAQLIAERLGGVPFTSAWHSPLQRAAETAAIIADRLPAITPEPSALLFDCVPSGPSPETPSSYDPFFGSVTPAEIEAGRAQMEDATAEFLQSSSADRHDLLITHNFVIGWFVREVLGAPDWRWVSINQANCGLTVLQQKPGRPWTLVTHNDLGHLPVELRTGLPDQLQI
- a CDS encoding TetR/AcrR family transcriptional regulator, whose protein sequence is MEDRHEAPVQPATHAKVRILDTANRLFYNEGVHSVGIDRIIAEAGVTKTTLYKYYKSKELLTVSYLQLRDNYVRDIVASLQAQTEDPIERLHLLVEAIAGEAEKPDFRGCPFINATAQFSDPQHPVRLAITEHRRWYSEQVEHMFRDAGHPDPLQARDDFFLARDGAYASANLGDPATATAALRRMTGRLIGQASGGQASGGQASGGQASGGHSEA